From a single Fulvivirga ulvae genomic region:
- a CDS encoding alpha/beta hydrolase, producing the protein MRQESINFGFEARYFQSAEITANTKQLIYVIHGYGQQAQYFIRKFNALNNDEICVVAPEGLSRFYLEGFSGRVGATWMTKEERLTDIKNYINYLTAIHQQLTAGRKDLKTSIVGFSQGAATASRWAAMSHISFEKLILWAGIFPPDMNFEKASHQFSGKKIYYVYGTEDPFLTKDRMEEMKELSKMVEVKPSVISFKGGHDIADSPLKEIFL; encoded by the coding sequence ATGAGACAGGAGAGTATCAATTTTGGATTTGAGGCAAGATATTTCCAGTCAGCAGAAATTACTGCTAATACAAAACAGCTAATTTATGTTATTCACGGATACGGTCAGCAAGCCCAGTACTTTATACGCAAATTTAATGCCCTTAATAATGATGAAATCTGCGTAGTAGCCCCCGAGGGGCTCTCACGGTTCTACCTGGAGGGGTTCAGTGGCAGAGTAGGTGCTACATGGATGACGAAAGAGGAAAGGCTAACCGATATTAAAAATTACATTAATTACCTTACCGCAATACACCAGCAACTCACGGCAGGCAGGAAAGACCTTAAAACATCAATAGTGGGCTTTTCGCAGGGAGCAGCCACTGCCTCCCGATGGGCCGCCATGAGCCACATATCCTTTGAAAAGCTCATTCTCTGGGCAGGGATTTTTCCACCCGACATGAACTTTGAGAAGGCCTCCCATCAGTTCTCTGGTAAAAAAATATACTATGTTTACGGCACTGAAGATCCTTTTCTAACCAAGGATAGAATGGAAGAGATGAAAGAACTATCTAAAATGGTGGAGGTAAAACCCTCAGTAATCTCATTTAAAGGCGGTCATGATATAGCAGACTCTCCACTCAAAGAGATTTTCCTATGA
- a CDS encoding SDR family NAD(P)-dependent oxidoreductase, with protein sequence MSKRTALITGATSGIGLSTARVLAQNDFNLIICGRREERLRKLEQELRGYCEITSLSFDVRDKASVEATLGALPISWKNIDVLINNAGNAHGLSPIDQGDIDDWDAMIDINVKGLLYVSKAIIPGMVDRNSGHIVNIGSIAGKEVYPNGNVYCASKHAVDAINNGMRLDLNRYGIKVTAINPGLVETEFSMVRFKGDKERADNTYKGMIPLTPEDIAETILFVITRPAHVNISDLIIFPTDQASSTIVNRS encoded by the coding sequence ATGTCAAAACGTACTGCGCTTATTACAGGAGCTACCTCTGGAATCGGTCTGTCAACGGCCAGAGTGCTGGCTCAAAATGATTTTAATCTGATAATATGTGGAAGAAGAGAGGAGCGCCTAAGAAAATTGGAACAGGAGCTGAGAGGTTATTGTGAAATTACCTCTTTATCATTTGATGTCAGAGATAAGGCCAGTGTAGAGGCTACTCTGGGTGCTCTTCCAATCTCCTGGAAGAATATTGATGTGCTGATCAATAATGCAGGAAATGCGCACGGGCTGTCCCCAATTGATCAGGGGGATATTGACGATTGGGATGCCATGATCGACATTAACGTTAAGGGTTTATTATATGTATCCAAAGCTATTATACCAGGTATGGTTGACCGTAATAGTGGACACATCGTTAATATTGGCTCTATAGCGGGCAAAGAGGTGTATCCGAATGGTAATGTCTATTGCGCATCGAAACATGCTGTAGACGCTATTAACAATGGTATGCGCCTGGATTTAAACCGATACGGTATTAAAGTGACTGCCATCAACCCCGGTCTGGTTGAAACGGAGTTTTCTATGGTACGATTTAAAGGGGATAAGGAAAGGGCTGATAATACCTATAAAGGTATGATACCACTAACACCGGAAGATATTGCAGAAACCATACTATTTGTAATAACAAGGCCGGCTCACGTAAATATTAGTGACCTGATCATTTTTCCAACAGACCAGGCCAGCTCAACTATTGTCAACAGATCATAG
- the porT gene encoding type IX secretion/gliding motility protein PorT/SprT has translation MQAPNIWRKFNIHWSKVILSALVVLTCSSAAWSQRQVGINNPNYDDRFISYGFLIGLHTSAYQLKYSDAFVSRSLDSLYSISPRWSGGFSLGFIVNMRVADFLDVRVLPTVAFYEHSLEYQRLDLPTINELVETTVVELPILLKYKSERRGNVRMYFVGGVKPGLEASGKNDVESVGDDNLNIREFNMSVDVGFGVDLYYPLFKFSPEIRFSRGIQNMLGTAQNEFSAGIDRLNTNTITLYFLFQ, from the coding sequence ATGCAAGCCCCTAACATTTGGCGTAAGTTCAATATACACTGGAGTAAAGTAATACTATCGGCACTAGTTGTGCTCACTTGCTCTTCTGCGGCGTGGTCGCAGCGCCAGGTGGGTATCAATAACCCAAATTATGACGACAGGTTCATAAGCTATGGTTTCTTAATAGGGCTTCATACCTCTGCATATCAATTAAAATATTCTGATGCTTTTGTAAGCAGGTCGTTAGACTCGTTATACTCTATTTCGCCCCGTTGGTCAGGAGGCTTTTCCCTCGGATTCATTGTGAATATGAGGGTAGCGGATTTTTTAGATGTGAGGGTACTTCCTACAGTGGCGTTTTATGAACACTCATTAGAATATCAGCGATTGGATCTGCCCACAATCAATGAGTTAGTAGAAACCACAGTAGTAGAGCTGCCAATTCTGCTAAAATACAAATCGGAACGCCGGGGTAATGTGAGAATGTATTTTGTCGGAGGCGTCAAGCCCGGACTGGAAGCATCAGGCAAAAACGATGTGGAGTCGGTTGGAGATGATAATCTTAATATCAGAGAATTCAATATGTCGGTAGATGTTGGCTTTGGAGTAGACTTGTATTATCCACTATTTAAGTTTTCTCCTGAAATCCGGTTCTCACGGGGGATCCAAAATATGCTGGGTACAGCCCAAAATGAATTCAGTGCCGGTATAGATCGGTTAAATACAAATACCATAACACTTTATTTTCTCTTTCAATAA
- the ubiE gene encoding bifunctional demethylmenaquinone methyltransferase/2-methoxy-6-polyprenyl-1,4-benzoquinol methylase UbiE, translated as MAVVPYKEQRSGKKEQVAEMFNSISKKYDFLNHFLSLGIDILWRKKAISLLKEDNPKLILDIATGTGDFAIEALKLNPDKIIGVDISEGMLNMGKEKLRKRKLDNKIELQLGDSEKLLFDDNKFDAVIVSFGVRNFEDLEKGLADMYRVLKPGGKTVILEFSRPARFPFKNIYNFYFKAILPKIGRLVSKDRAAYTYLPESVQAFPDGERFLEILKKVGFKNTQCKPLTFGVSSIYTGVK; from the coding sequence ATGGCGGTAGTACCTTACAAAGAGCAACGGTCGGGTAAAAAAGAGCAGGTAGCTGAAATGTTTAACAGTATCAGCAAGAAATATGATTTTCTGAATCATTTTCTTAGTCTGGGCATAGATATTCTTTGGAGAAAGAAAGCCATTAGCCTGCTTAAGGAAGATAATCCCAAACTTATACTTGATATTGCCACCGGCACCGGAGATTTTGCTATTGAAGCCCTTAAGCTGAATCCCGACAAAATAATTGGGGTGGATATCAGTGAAGGGATGCTTAATATGGGCAAGGAAAAGCTCAGAAAGAGGAAACTGGACAATAAAATAGAACTCCAGCTGGGGGATTCTGAAAAGCTATTGTTTGATGACAATAAGTTTGATGCAGTCATCGTTTCTTTTGGTGTAAGGAATTTTGAGGATCTGGAAAAGGGGCTTGCTGATATGTATCGGGTACTTAAACCCGGAGGTAAAACAGTAATACTTGAATTTTCAAGACCAGCGAGATTCCCATTTAAGAACATATATAACTTTTACTTTAAAGCAATTTTGCCTAAAATTGGTAGATTGGTTTCGAAAGACAGGGCCGCTTATACTTATTTACCAGAGTCAGTACAGGCGTTTCCTGATGGTGAAAGATTTTTAGAAATATTAAAAAAAGTAGGTTTTAAAAATACTCAATGCAAGCCCCTAACATTTGGCGTAAGTTCAATATACACTGGAGTAAAGTAA
- a CDS encoding OmpA family protein, whose protein sequence is MYKRLRFLFFIVLFLCFALKGFSQVSPENKKLAEDLILTAEEIMAATQAMDQAREMYVQAVEADPTNIKANYMAGDFHLRTVGKDRAVKYFLKVLELNPEYRFDITYWIGRSYQYGMNFDKALAYYNQYKAKLIQHDGYRGRDRTELPEVERRIYECENAIEFVANPAHYSIVNVGNAINSEYEEYAPVLNEDETTMIFTSRRKDGNLNQNVDRDNKPFEDIFISKKTGGKWGAAKNIGDVINTPYHGSSLALSADGNQLFLYKDDNNGDIYVSERKEDDTWTFPHPLSENINSSGFKENAVSISPDQSILFFASDRPGGQGGIDIYYSIKDRNGEWTRSKNLGPVINTSYDDDGPFIDYDGKTLYFSSQGRKGMGGYDLFKSVYDSAANEWSEPENLGYPINTPDDDIYFVSTKDGKRGYYASVREDGLGYTDIYMVTILKDGEVGETIASKKVDKEEVKEPEDNGRKIDKVKQEETEQEEVKQEEVKQEEVKQEVKPQLQPVTVNVTVLDEDKQPVDAKVSLKGLSDNVVAGKSNTGTGSYQFKITTPDAKTYRLSIEKDGYVFQNLDIAVKPTTEPQIINRTINLQKLRIGTRSVLRNIYFNFDKATFKDESYNELNKLETMMAQNPGMEIEISGHTDNIGSKDYNKTLSQRRANAVKDYLVKKGIDARRVTAVGYGEERPLASNDDEKEGRELNRRVEFKVIGGK, encoded by the coding sequence ATGTATAAACGGCTTAGGTTTTTATTTTTTATTGTACTTTTTCTCTGTTTTGCATTAAAAGGTTTTTCGCAGGTAAGCCCGGAAAACAAGAAATTGGCCGAAGACCTCATTTTGACAGCAGAGGAAATTATGGCTGCAACTCAGGCCATGGATCAGGCAAGGGAGATGTATGTACAAGCTGTAGAGGCAGACCCTACCAATATAAAGGCTAACTATATGGCAGGTGATTTTCACTTGCGCACTGTAGGAAAAGACCGTGCAGTAAAATACTTTCTCAAAGTACTTGAGCTAAATCCCGAATATCGTTTCGATATCACATATTGGATTGGAAGAAGCTATCAGTACGGAATGAATTTCGACAAGGCCCTTGCATATTACAATCAATACAAAGCCAAACTTATACAGCATGATGGTTACCGTGGCAGGGACCGCACCGAACTCCCTGAAGTAGAGAGAAGGATATATGAGTGTGAAAATGCCATTGAATTTGTGGCCAATCCTGCGCACTATTCTATTGTGAATGTTGGGAACGCCATTAACTCTGAGTACGAAGAGTATGCTCCTGTACTTAATGAAGATGAAACGACCATGATCTTTACATCAAGAAGAAAAGATGGTAACCTGAACCAAAACGTGGACAGGGATAACAAACCTTTTGAAGATATATTTATTTCTAAAAAGACAGGTGGAAAATGGGGGGCGGCAAAAAACATCGGAGACGTTATTAACACTCCATACCATGGGTCAAGTTTAGCACTTTCTGCTGACGGTAATCAGCTGTTTCTTTACAAGGATGACAATAACGGAGATATCTATGTCTCTGAACGCAAAGAAGATGATACCTGGACTTTCCCTCATCCGCTAAGTGAAAATATTAACTCATCAGGTTTTAAAGAAAACGCAGTTTCCATATCTCCTGATCAAAGCATTTTGTTTTTTGCCAGCGACAGGCCCGGAGGTCAGGGCGGTATTGATATTTACTACAGCATCAAGGATCGCAACGGTGAGTGGACCAGGTCAAAAAATCTTGGGCCTGTAATCAACACTTCATATGACGACGACGGTCCTTTTATTGATTATGATGGAAAAACCTTATATTTCAGTAGCCAGGGCCGCAAGGGCATGGGTGGTTACGACCTCTTCAAGTCTGTATATGACAGTGCTGCCAATGAATGGAGCGAACCGGAAAACCTTGGATATCCTATCAATACGCCAGATGATGATATTTACTTTGTTAGTACCAAAGATGGAAAGCGCGGATATTATGCATCAGTCAGAGAAGACGGGCTTGGGTATACAGATATTTATATGGTTACAATCCTTAAAGATGGAGAGGTAGGAGAGACCATAGCTTCTAAGAAGGTGGATAAAGAAGAAGTAAAGGAGCCTGAAGACAATGGCAGAAAGATTGATAAGGTGAAGCAAGAGGAAACTGAACAGGAAGAAGTAAAACAAGAAGAGGTAAAACAGGAGGAAGTAAAGCAAGAGGTTAAACCTCAACTTCAACCGGTAACGGTAAATGTAACAGTTCTGGACGAAGATAAACAGCCGGTGGACGCCAAGGTGAGTCTTAAAGGTTTGTCGGATAATGTTGTGGCTGGCAAGAGTAATACAGGTACAGGATCTTATCAGTTCAAAATTACCACCCCCGATGCCAAAACATACCGCTTGTCTATTGAAAAAGATGGATATGTATTCCAGAATCTGGATATTGCGGTAAAGCCTACAACTGAACCGCAGATCATAAACAGAACTATCAATCTGCAAAAGCTCAGAATCGGAACCCGTTCTGTTCTGCGCAATATCTACTTTAACTTTGACAAGGCCACTTTCAAAGACGAATCTTACAACGAGCTTAATAAGCTCGAGACCATGATGGCTCAGAATCCGGGTATGGAGATTGAAATCTCGGGACATACTGATAATATTGGTTCAAAAGATTATAATAAAACCTTGTCTCAAAGACGAGCCAATGCTGTTAAGGATTATTTGGTTAAGAAGGGTATCGATGCCAGAAGAGTGACAGCGGTAGGATATGGTGAAGAAAGACCTCTGGCCAGCAATGATGATGAGAAGGAAGGAAGGGAGTTGAACAGAAGGGTAGAATTCAAAGTAATAGGCGGCAAATAA
- the yihA gene encoding ribosome biogenesis GTP-binding protein YihA/YsxC: MKITKADFVTSSSNHNQCPEADFPEFAFIGRSNVGKSSLINMLTNHKKLAKVSGKPGKTQLINHFLINDNWYLVDLPGYGWAKVAKTEKEKWGAMIHDYLVTRKTLICIFVLVDSRLAPQPIDVEFINWLGEVGLPMAIIFTKADKQSKNKTQSSVAKYKKHLLKYWEKLPDMLTTSSQTGTGKEDVLNYIDGLISASK, from the coding sequence ATGAAAATCACCAAAGCAGACTTTGTTACAAGCAGTAGCAACCATAACCAGTGTCCTGAGGCAGATTTTCCAGAATTTGCATTCATTGGCCGCTCGAATGTCGGCAAATCATCATTAATTAACATGCTAACTAATCATAAAAAGTTAGCCAAGGTTTCAGGGAAACCCGGAAAAACACAATTAATAAACCATTTTCTGATTAATGATAACTGGTACCTGGTGGATTTACCCGGATACGGTTGGGCTAAGGTAGCAAAGACCGAAAAAGAAAAATGGGGTGCCATGATCCACGATTATCTGGTCACGCGAAAAACTCTTATTTGCATCTTTGTACTGGTGGACTCAAGGCTCGCCCCACAACCAATTGACGTAGAGTTTATTAACTGGCTGGGAGAAGTAGGCCTGCCTATGGCTATAATATTTACAAAGGCTGATAAACAATCAAAGAACAAGACACAGTCATCTGTAGCAAAGTACAAAAAACATCTGCTTAAATACTGGGAAAAGCTACCTGATATGCTCACCACTTCATCACAGACAGGCACTGGAAAAGAGGATGTGTTGAATTATATAGATGGCCTGATATCTGCTAGTAAATAA
- a CDS encoding DUF5606 family protein: MDYSDIASVAGKGGLFKIVKPTRTGVILESLDDKKQKLVASATQRISVLSDISIYTTDQEGSRPLEDVFRQINKEFDGDLGVTATSEPDELKAFIKHVIPDYDPQRVYVSDIKKVVNWYNALKQNAPELLEEKASEKEEKKEKPAKASKKEKPE, from the coding sequence ATGGATTATAGTGACATCGCATCTGTAGCCGGTAAAGGTGGGCTTTTCAAAATAGTAAAGCCTACAAGAACAGGGGTAATTCTGGAGTCATTAGATGATAAAAAACAAAAGTTGGTAGCCAGTGCTACCCAAAGAATTTCTGTACTGAGTGATATCTCGATTTACACAACTGATCAGGAGGGATCAAGACCTCTTGAAGATGTATTCAGACAAATAAATAAAGAGTTTGACGGAGATTTGGGCGTCACTGCCACTTCCGAGCCTGATGAATTGAAGGCATTCATCAAGCATGTTATTCCTGACTATGATCCTCAGCGTGTATATGTTTCTGATATCAAGAAAGTAGTTAACTGGTACAACGCCCTGAAACAAAATGCTCCTGAACTTCTCGAAGAGAAGGCCTCTGAAAAAGAAGAGAAAAAGGAAAAGCCTGCAAAAGCAAGCAAAAAGGAAAAGCCTGAATAA
- the fbp gene encoding class 1 fructose-bisphosphatase yields MEDSRIALPIGTTLDRYIKKKQDEFQYATGELSQLLRDIALAGKVVNREINKAGLINIVGPIGAQNVQGEDQQKLDVLANIRFIRALTKGGEACAIISEEDEEITDLSNDGKYVIAIDPLDGSSNIDVNVSIGTIFSIYRRVTPVGTPITKEDVMQKGKEQAAAGYLLYGSSTMLVYTTGHGVNGFTYEPSLGEYFLSHPNMSIPEDGKIYSINEGSYNSFSAPVKNYVNFCRENNYSGRYIGSLVADFHRNLLKGGIYMYPPTAASPNGKLRLLYECNALAFIVEQAGGTASTGTQRILDLQPEELHQRAPLFIGSKNMVNKVEEFYKG; encoded by the coding sequence ATGGAGGATTCTCGCATAGCCCTGCCCATAGGGACAACCCTGGATAGATACATAAAGAAAAAACAAGATGAGTTTCAATATGCTACCGGTGAATTGTCACAATTGTTGCGTGACATCGCTCTTGCCGGGAAAGTAGTAAACAGGGAAATCAATAAAGCAGGACTGATCAACATTGTAGGCCCGATAGGGGCTCAGAATGTGCAGGGTGAAGATCAGCAAAAACTCGATGTGCTCGCTAATATCAGGTTTATCAGGGCACTTACCAAAGGAGGAGAGGCTTGTGCCATCATTTCTGAAGAAGATGAGGAGATAACAGACCTTAGCAATGATGGTAAATATGTAATAGCGATTGACCCGCTCGATGGTTCATCTAATATCGATGTAAATGTATCCATAGGAACTATATTTTCAATTTATCGACGGGTTACTCCTGTTGGTACGCCAATTACCAAAGAGGACGTAATGCAGAAGGGTAAAGAGCAGGCTGCTGCCGGATATCTGCTTTACGGCTCTTCGACTATGCTGGTATACACTACCGGTCATGGCGTTAATGGCTTTACATATGAACCTTCTCTGGGAGAATATTTCCTCTCTCACCCCAACATGAGTATCCCGGAAGATGGTAAAATATATTCGATCAATGAAGGGTCGTATAATAGCTTTTCGGCGCCTGTAAAGAATTATGTTAACTTTTGTAGAGAAAACAATTATTCAGGAAGGTATATAGGGTCTTTGGTTGCTGATTTTCATAGGAACCTTCTTAAAGGAGGTATTTATATGTACCCTCCCACGGCGGCTTCTCCAAACGGAAAACTTAGACTGTTATATGAGTGTAATGCGCTGGCCTTTATCGTTGAGCAGGCAGGCGGCACTGCATCTACAGGTACACAACGAATTCTTGATTTGCAACCGGAAGAATTGCATCAGCGGGCTCCGCTATTTATCGGGTCAAAAAATATGGTGAATAAGGTGGAGGAGTTTTACAAAGGCTAA
- a CDS encoding aspartate kinase → MKVFKFGGASVKNADAIRNMCDIISSYSNEKLVVVISAMGKTTNALEAVIAAKLNNRNFEEEIELIYHYHHNICSELFDTNDLIFTEISEIFNDLRHELVQNYEYNQLYDQIVSKGEIISTRIIAAYLNKKDCNAEWLDAREYVRTDNSFREGRIDWRLTEELIRHDIAQKAAENILITQGFIGRSENNFTTTLGREGSDFTAAIFAYCLDAESVTVWKDVPGILNADPKIIPDAVLFSELPYKEAAEMTYYGASVIHPKTIKPLANKGIPLYVRSFDHPDEPGTIIHDCKIKALPPTIIIKNEQCLVSFKVIDYTFINEENLSMIFKSLSEIDMKINIMQNSAISFSIVVDYEFNKLEKLLESLKTHFDIRYNTGLKLITVKNYAQEILNKYRNDQRILLEQISRNNYRALIAP, encoded by the coding sequence ATGAAAGTATTTAAGTTCGGCGGAGCATCGGTAAAAAATGCTGATGCTATTAGAAACATGTGTGACATAATCAGTAGCTATTCAAATGAAAAATTGGTAGTGGTAATTTCTGCAATGGGTAAAACCACCAACGCACTGGAAGCCGTAATAGCCGCCAAGCTTAATAATCGTAATTTCGAGGAAGAGATTGAGCTAATCTACCACTACCATCATAATATATGCTCAGAACTTTTTGATACCAATGATCTGATCTTTACTGAAATTTCTGAAATTTTCAATGACCTTCGGCACGAACTGGTTCAAAACTATGAATACAACCAGCTTTATGACCAGATTGTTTCTAAAGGGGAGATTATATCTACCAGAATTATCGCTGCCTATCTAAATAAAAAAGACTGTAATGCGGAATGGCTGGATGCACGGGAATATGTAAGAACTGACAATAGCTTCAGAGAGGGACGGATAGATTGGAGGTTGACTGAGGAGCTGATAAGACATGATATAGCCCAGAAGGCAGCTGAAAATATCCTGATCACCCAGGGTTTTATAGGCCGGTCAGAAAACAACTTCACTACTACGCTGGGACGTGAAGGATCAGATTTTACAGCCGCAATTTTTGCTTATTGCCTTGATGCAGAGTCAGTTACAGTTTGGAAGGACGTACCCGGTATTCTTAACGCTGATCCCAAGATAATTCCAGATGCAGTTTTATTCAGCGAGCTGCCATATAAAGAGGCTGCTGAGATGACCTATTACGGAGCATCGGTCATTCACCCAAAAACAATCAAGCCCCTGGCTAACAAGGGGATTCCGCTTTACGTCAGGAGTTTTGATCATCCTGATGAGCCAGGCACCATCATACATGATTGTAAAATAAAAGCGCTCCCACCTACTATCATTATAAAAAATGAGCAGTGTCTGGTATCTTTTAAAGTTATAGATTACACGTTCATTAATGAAGAGAACCTGAGCATGATCTTTAAAAGTCTTTCCGAAATTGATATGAAGATCAATATCATGCAGAATTCGGCTATTTCTTTTTCCATAGTCGTGGATTATGAATTTAACAAACTTGAAAAGCTGCTAGAGTCTTTAAAGACTCATTTTGATATCAGATATAACACAGGGTTAAAACTGATTACGGTCAAAAACTATGCTCAGGAAATATTGAATAAATACAGAAATGATCAAAGGATACTGCTGGAGCAAATCTCAAGGAATAATTACAGGGCTTTGATAGCTCCTTAG
- a CDS encoding low molecular weight protein-tyrosine-phosphatase, translating into MIKVLFVCLGNICRSPLAQGLMEMKIDELGLNDQIKVDSCGTSQYHIGEQPDERTLKNALKNGLKLEHQARQFSRKDFRTFDYIVTMDKANMDCVKRLDQTNEFSDKFMLIRDFDPVDKGADVPDPYFGGEEGFQHVYLILQRSVSEFLNQIIKTHGLNVSIS; encoded by the coding sequence ATGATAAAAGTCCTTTTCGTGTGTCTGGGCAATATTTGCAGATCACCACTTGCTCAGGGGTTGATGGAAATGAAAATTGATGAGTTGGGCCTTAATGATCAGATAAAAGTGGATTCATGTGGTACCAGCCAATATCATATTGGTGAACAGCCTGATGAGCGCACATTGAAAAATGCCTTAAAGAACGGATTAAAGCTGGAGCATCAGGCCAGGCAATTTTCCAGAAAAGACTTTAGGACTTTCGACTATATCGTGACCATGGATAAGGCAAATATGGATTGTGTCAAAAGGCTCGATCAAACCAATGAATTTTCTGATAAGTTTATGTTGATCAGAGATTTTGACCCCGTAGATAAGGGAGCCGATGTGCCTGACCCATACTTCGGAGGAGAAGAGGGGTTTCAGCATGTTTACCTGATCTTGCAGCGCTCTGTAAGCGAGTTTTTAAATCAGATAATTAAAACACATGGGCTAAATGTTTCGATAAGCTAA
- a CDS encoding enoyl-CoA hydratase-related protein — protein sequence MEFIKVTPDYKPYIALIELNRPKELNALNLQLMGELRDALKALDNDDNVRTIIITGNEKAFAAGADIKQMAGKSAVDMLKIDQFSTWDQIRKTKKPLIAAVSGFALGGGCELAMTCDMIIASETAKFGQPEIKIGVMPGAGGTQRLTKAIGKAKAMELVLTGRFISGEEAMQYGLVNKVVPVEMYMHEAIKLAEEIAQMSPIAAQLAKESVNRSFETHLDEGLTFERKNFYLTFASEDQSEGMQAFIEKRKPEYKGK from the coding sequence ATGGAATTCATAAAAGTTACCCCTGACTATAAACCTTACATTGCCCTCATAGAACTAAACAGGCCGAAGGAGCTCAATGCCCTAAACCTGCAGTTAATGGGAGAGCTCAGAGATGCGTTAAAAGCACTGGACAACGACGACAACGTAAGGACTATAATTATTACCGGCAATGAAAAAGCATTTGCTGCCGGTGCTGACATCAAGCAAATGGCAGGGAAATCTGCCGTGGATATGCTCAAAATAGATCAGTTTAGCACCTGGGATCAGATAAGGAAAACAAAAAAACCATTGATCGCTGCAGTATCCGGATTCGCGCTGGGTGGTGGTTGTGAGCTTGCTATGACCTGCGATATGATCATTGCCTCGGAAACTGCCAAGTTCGGACAACCTGAAATCAAAATTGGTGTAATGCCTGGAGCCGGTGGCACCCAGAGATTAACAAAGGCCATCGGAAAAGCAAAAGCAATGGAGCTGGTATTGACGGGCAGGTTCATTTCAGGAGAAGAAGCTATGCAATATGGCCTGGTAAATAAAGTAGTGCCAGTTGAAATGTATATGCATGAAGCCATAAAACTGGCAGAGGAAATTGCGCAGATGTCCCCTATAGCTGCTCAACTTGCCAAAGAATCTGTAAACAGGTCATTCGAAACACACCTCGATGAAGGGCTGACCTTTGAACGTAAGAACTTTTACCTGACTTTTGCTTCTGAAGATCAGAGTGAAGGCATGCAGGCTTTTATAGAGAAAAGAAAACCTGAGTATAAAGGAAAATAA